The genomic window GCCACCTGGCCATACATGACGGCCGCGGGACCTTTCAGGACCTCGACACGGTCCAGGTTCCAGCTGTCCACCATGGTCCGGTTCCACTGGCCGCCCTGTGGCGCACGCATGCCGTCGATGGTGACGTTGTTGCTCCAGCTGCCGGCATCGAAGCCACGGATGCGGAAGTCGTCGACGCGATTGTCGATGCCGCCGCTCTCCAGAACGACGCCCGCCACGTAGCGCATCGCCTCGTTGAGGTTCTGCACACCACGCGCGTCAAGCTCCTCGCGGGCGATGACCGAGACCGACCTGGCCATCTCCGCAACCGGGGTGTCGGTCTTGGTAGCGCCGGAGGTGTGGGTGGTGGTGCGATAGGCGTTGACGCGCACTGCATCGAGCGTGGTGGCGCTGCTTTCGGGGGCGTCTGGCGAGGCCACCTCGGCGTGCCCCACCCGCGGCAGGGCCAGCATCAGCACAACGGCGGTGGACAACAGGGTGCGCACGGGAGCGCGGTCAGTAAGGACGATCTTGGACATGGGAGGGCCTATGGTAGGAAGTGCGCCCTGGGCGGCAGCTGCGGCGGCGTTAATTTCGCGTTAAATAATACCAAATGCGAATCATTCGCACTAGCATCGACCACCCCTGCCCTGCTGCAGCGCCACCTCCCTCATCCCGGCCGCAGCACGGCCACCCACACCCCCATCAGGGCACTTCCCGCCATGAGGCTCAGCCACACCTTCCCGACGCTGCGGGCGCTGAAGACACCCACCGCAACAGCGATCAACAGCACGAACCCCAGCAGTGAACTGGCCAGGACCGAAACGGACGTGCGGACACCGATCAGTGCGGGCATCAACAGCGCCAGTGCGGTGGCGGTGACGGCGGCGAACACGTAGCCGCCCAGCGACGCCGCCAGTACGCGGTTTGCCACCTGCCAGCGATAGCCCGCGCCCTGCCCGGCAGGCGGCTTCGCAGTGCGCGCAGCGTCCTGCACCCGTGGCCACCGACGCTGCAGCATCAGGGCCATGCGTGCCAGCATCAGCCCGAATGCCAGTGCGCCCAGCTCCACGCCCGCCTGCTGCCATGCGCCCCGCTGCAGGTACATCAGCAGCTGCTGCCCGGTGCTTGCCAGGTTCACCAGCGGCAGCGCCAGGCACAATGCGGCGGCCAGCCACAACTGCTCGATCCAGGCCCGGCGCGGCGGCCGCCACAGCGCGTGCACCACCGAGGCGGCGCAGGTCAAAAGGAAAATGCGGATTTCCCACGCACTGCGATCCCCCATGTGCAGGGGCAGCAGCCGATTGCCGTACAGGTAGGCGATGCTCGCCAGTGCCACCCCGGCCAGCGATGCCACGTTGAAGGCTTCCACGCAGCGGTAGATGCCCGCCGTAGCAGCACCGAACTCATGTTCGCTGCGCTTGCGCCGCTTGAGAGAGAACAGCAGCGTGCCGATGGCGATCATCGCCGTGCCCAGCAGCCCGCTGAAGAAGTACAGCCACTTCATCGGCCAGCCACCGAAGTCCGCCTTGTGCAGCGCTTCGATGGTTTCGTGCACCTGGACGGCACCGATCTGCTCCGGGTGTGCCGCGTGCTGCTGCAGCAGTCTGCCGCTGGCCGCATCGAACGTCACCCGGCTGGCCTCACCCAGCAGGTGCCGCTCAGTGCCTCCCTGCGGCTT from Stenotrophomonas sp. 704A1 includes these protein-coding regions:
- a CDS encoding PepSY-associated TM helix domain-containing protein gives rise to the protein MSWLHTWCGLTCGWLLCAIFLTGTLSVFREPITRWMEAGPVPATAPAADAGTQAARAQQWLAAHAADAQAWQIQWPAQPGWPLQLTWQDRSGGDHQRWVDAATGAAQPAPRLRETEGGRHFMSFHYTLHGGMAGYWLVGWITAGMLLALVSGVVVHKRIFKDFFTFRPGKGQRSWLDAHNLSAVLTLPFLFMIGYTGLAFFYSSYLPWPVQAAYGDADDAHARYEAELAPARPLPPVILITAARLPDLPDLMARAQAISGQPPAQVTIQAPATVHTVVDVVGRKPQGGTERHLLGEASRVTFDAASGRLLQQHAAHPEQIGAVQVHETIEALHKADFGGWPMKWLYFFSGLLGTAMIAIGTLLFSLKRRKRSEHEFGAATAGIYRCVEAFNVASLAGVALASIAYLYGNRLLPLHMGDRSAWEIRIFLLTCAASVVHALWRPPRRAWIEQLWLAAALCLALPLVNLASTGQQLLMYLQRGAWQQAGVELGALAFGLMLARMALMLQRRWPRVQDAARTAKPPAGQGAGYRWQVANRVLAASLGGYVFAAVTATALALLMPALIGVRTSVSVLASSLLGFVLLIAVAVGVFSARSVGKVWLSLMAGSALMGVWVAVLRPG